The Terriglobia bacterium sequence TCACTGGTCGATGTGAGCAGGCGCACGTCCGCCGCGGAGCACCGAGCCGCCGATCAGTTCAGGACCTCGCCGGAGATGCGGCGCGAGCGCATCTTTCGGCCAGCGGACGGTCTGCTCGGCAACCTGGATTTGTCCCATGGCCTCCTCCTAGAGATTGGCCGCCCGCACCACCTGCGGCCGGGCGATCGGCACCGGGGTTCCCACGGGGCGCCAGAGCGCGGCGGTGATGAACGGGGCGAGCTGATCCATGTCGGCCAGAAAACCGTCGTGCCCGTGCGACGACTTCAGCTCGGCGTAGTCGCAGGCGTGCCCGGCAGCGCGGATGCGCTGCGCCAGATCGCGGACGTCCTCCGGAGGAAACAGCCAGTCGGAAGAGATGCCGACCAGCAGCACGCGGGCGCGGATGCGGCGCAGGGCGTCGCGCTCCGAGTCGTAGCCGCGGGCCAGATCGAAGGTGTCCATCGCTTTCGACAGCACGATGTAGGAATTGGCGTCGAAGCGGGCGATGAACTTTTCGCCCTGGTGATCGAGGTATCCGGCGACGTCGAAGCGATCGGCGTAGGTGCGGTAGGGATCTTCGCCGTTGCGGTTCGGCCGTCGCGCGAAGCGTTGCGAAAACAGCTCCGCCGACTTGTAGGAGAGCATGGCAATGCCGCGCGCGAGCGCGAGCCCGGCCTCGGGGCCCTCGCCGGGTGCGTAGCGTCCGCCGCGAAACGCGGGATCGAGTTGGATGGCGAGGCGCTGGAGGTGGTTCAAGGCCAGCCCCATCGCGGAAAGGGGCGCGGCGCCGATGGCGATGGCGCGCTCGACGCGCTGCGGAAAATCAATCGCCCACTGCAGCGCCTGCATGCCGCCAATGGAGCCGCCGACAACGGTGTGAAGGCGCTCGATGCCCAGTTGGTCGAGCACGCGCGCCTGCGCCCGCACCATGTCGCGGATGGAGACCAGAGGGAAGTCCGGACCGTAGGTGACGCCGGTCACTGGGTTGAGTGAGGATGGTCCGGTGGAGCCGTAGCAGGAACCGACGAGATTGGCGCCGATCACGCAGAAGCGCGAGGTGTCAAAAACGCCCGGGAAGAGTTCCGGCCACCAGTCGGCTACGCGCGCCGAACCGGAGAGCGCGTGACAGACGAGGATGGCGTTGTCGCGGCGCTGGTTCAGTTCGCCGTACACCGCATAGCGCACCTCGGGCGAGGGCAGGTCGCCGCCGGCGTCAAGGCGAAAGGCGCCGTCGAGGGTACAGTTGGATTCCGCAGTGGGTTCGATCCGTGCCATGACTAGTCTCCCGCAGCCGGCGCCGGAACACGCGTGGGACGCGCCGGCGTAGCCGATTCAGCGCTTGCCTTCCCCAGGGCCTGATTGAGGTCGGCGATAATGTCGCGCACGTCTTCGATGCCGACCGAGAGCCGTACCAGCTCCGGCGTCACCCCGGTCGAGCGCTGCTCCTCCTCACTCAGTTGCTGGTGGGTGGTGGACGCCGGGTGAATGACGAGCGACTTGGCGTCGCCGATATTGGCGAGCAGGCTGAAAAGTTGGAGCGCGTTGATGAGCGCGCGCCCGGCCTGGTAACCGCCGCGAATTCCGAAGGTGACGAGGGAACCGGCGCCGTTGGGCAAATATTTTTTCGCGCGTTCGTGGTATTTGCTTGCCGGCAGGCCGGGATAGTTGACCCACTCGACCTCGGGGTGGGTTTGCAGGAAGCGCGCGACCTCGAGGGCGTTTTCCGAATGGCGCTGCATGCGCAGGGGCAGCGTTTCCGTGCCCTGCAAAAGGAGGAACGAGTTGAACGGCGAAAGGCAGGCGCCGGTGTCGCGCAGGCCCTGCACGCGCGCTTTGATGATGAAGGCCGCCGGGCCGAAAGCCTCGGTGTAGCTGACGCCGTGGTACGACGGGTCGGGGGCGACGAAATCGGGGAAGCGGCCGGAGGCCTTCCAGTCGAACTTGCCGCTGTCCACGATGATGCCGCCGATGGAGGTGCCGTGCCCGCCGATGTACTTGGTCGCCGAGTTGATGACGATGTCGGCGCCCCACTCAATCGGGCGGCAGAGCGCGGGCGAGGGAGTGGTGTTATCGACGATAAACGGCAGCCCGTGCTGCTGCGCGATGGCCGCCAGAGCTTCGAGGTCGGGGATATCGAGCTTGGGATTTCCGACGCTCTCCGTGTACACCGCTTTGGAGCGCGAGTTGATCGCGGCGCGCAGGCTGTCCAAATCTTCGGCGTCTACAAAGCGGACTTTGATTCCCAGCTTCGGCAGCGTGTAGTGGAATAGGTTGTAAGTGCCGCCATAAAGCGAGGTGGTGGAGACGATTTCGTCGCCGGCGCCGGCCAGCGTGATGATGCTGAGCGTTTCCGCCGCCTGCCCGGAGGCGAGCGCCAGCCCGCCGAGGCCGCCTTCGAGAGCGGCAATGCGCTTCTCGAAGACGTCGGTGGTCGGGTTCATGATGCGGGTGTAGATGTTGCCGAATTCCTGGAGCGCGAAGAGGCGGGCGGCGTGGTCGGCGTCGTCGAAGGTGTACGACGTGGTCTGGTAAATGGGGACGGCGCGCGCCTTGGTAGCGGGATCGGGCGATTGCCCGCCGTGCACGGCCAACGTGGCGAAATGTTTCTGAGGGTTGCCGTTGTTGCTCATCGTCTACTCTCCTCGAATGTTTTCGGCGCAAAAGAAAACGACCCGCGGTCCGGGTGGACCGTGGGTCGTTGAACCTTCGGCGGCTACTGTTTCAGCTTTGGCCGCTTGTCCGCGCAACCCACAGACCACGACGCATGCACATGATGATGGTGCACATGGCCATGGTGGTGTTGTGGGCAACGTCGAACATAGAAACACAAGTATACGCAGGCGGGAAAATCTGTCAATACATCAGGCTGTGCGGCCGCTCACATGCCGGCGTGATGTGCCCGGGTCCCGATGTGGCTCTCCCCCGCTAGGCGCGGTGCGGCATGCTCTTGGACGCGTCGTGCGGGGCAGTGTCGTCCTTGTGAGGCGTGTATGACTCGGCGTAAGCGGCGTAGAAGACCATGGCTCCCATGATGAAGAAAACGGCGAGCGCGATCAGAGCCATGAAGAGAATCGGCATGGGACACCTCGACTCGCGAGTCATGAGTTCCACGATGCGCGGGAAAACTCAGGACTCGCCACCATTCCTATGATCGCCCCGCTCAACACGTATTACGGTGATGTGGGTCACCGGCGCGAGTGATGAGACCTCCACCCTGTCCCGCCAACCCCGGGAGCGATAAGTACGGTAACCGCGCAACTGTGGTGAAATGGGGCGCATGGTTCGTTTCGGCATCGTCGGATTCGGGCTGCACGCCGTGAAGCGGCTGATGCCCGGCTTCCGCCTGGCGCGGAATGCGCGCGTGACGGCGCTCTCGCGGCGCGACGCGGACAAGGCGACGGCGTCGGCGCGCGAGTACGGCATCGCGCACGCCTTCACGTCAGCGGAGAAGTTGTGCCGCAGCCCGGAAGTGGACGCGGTATTTGTGGCGACACCCAACAATTGCCACCTGCGCGATGTGCTGGTGGCGCTGGAGTGCGGCAAGCCGGTGCTGGTGGAAAAGCCGATGGCGATGAATGCCGCCGAAGCGCGACAGATGGTGGAAGCGGCGCGGAGCAGGCACCTGCCGTTCGGCGTGGCGCAGATTTTTCGTTTCGCGGAAAGCGTGCGGCGGCTGCGAGAACGGGTTATGGCGGGCGAGATTGGCCGCGTGGTCTTCGCGCGCTCGGAATTTTCCTACTCCGCCGGGTCACACCCGCGCCGATGGATCCACGATGCCGCCATTGCGGGCGGAGGACCAATTGCCGACGTCGGCGTGCACTGCGTTGACGCGCTGCGATTCATTCTGAATGACGAGGTCGCAAGCGTATCGGCTTGCGGACTCGCGGGCAAAACCCCGGGCACGGTTGAATCGGCGGCGGCGGTGTCGCTGCAATTCCGGCGATGCGGGATCGGCGTGGTCCTGGTGTCGGCGCGCACGCAATATCGCACGCCACTGGAGATCGTCGGCGAAGGCGGTGTGCTGCGGGCGGAAGATGCGTTCAGCGTGGAAAAGCCGGTCATGATCGAACGGCAGCGGGCGGACGGCATGGAGACGGAGCAGGTTTCCAATCATTTGGCATACGCGCGGCAAGTGGAAGCGTTCGCCGACGCGGTGGAAGCGCGTGCGGCGTTTCCGGTGCCCGGCGAAGAGGGGCTCAAGAATCAGGTCATCCTGGATGCGGCGTATGGAAGCATGCGGAGCGGAAGCGTCGAGGAAATTGTCGAGTTGGCAACTGGTGGTTAATAGCTGGTGGTTCGTGGCTGCGGAGAGTTGCCGAGAGCAGTGTCAGAATTGGTGCAGCCGAGAGAGGAAACACAGAGATCCCTCGACTCGGGATGCCCGCGCTGGAAACAACGCGCGGGAGCCCTCCCTAGCTCGGGATGACATCGGCTACAAAAAAGATGAAACGTCTTCAGTGTCGGCCTGGTGCGTGTGTTACGGCGACTTGCGACTGCGCCAGCGACGGTTGCCCGGGCGTGAGGGAGTGGTTGACGTACACGGCTTTGCCGCCGCTCTCCCTCAACAGCCAGGTGTGATTCTTGTCTAGGCGCTGAGCGGCGGCCTCGCGCTGCTCCTGCGGCACAACCAAGAAAACGCGCACAGGCGAGCCCCAGATCGCAGGGAAAGTCTGGTCAGTGAAGAAGATCCTGGGCGCGTCGGGATAATGCGAGCCGAGTTCGAGATTGTTGTAGCGCCCGTTCCAAATCAACAGCTGGCGATGGGTGTAGAAGGAAACGCTGGAGGCGGGATCGAACTCGCCATACACGGCAATCTGATCGCCGGTGCGGAGATGCTTCAGGATGGCAACGGCCAGCGGGCGCGATGACATGTGCGGCTCGAAGACCGCGTACGCCAGGTTGGCGGCGAAGATGAACACCGCCATGGTGACGCCGAGCACAACCGCGCTGGTCAGCACGCGGCGCGTACGTCCCACCACCCAGACGGCAACAAAGCCGACGGAAAAACACGCGGCGGCCATGAGCGCGGGGGTGCGCAGGTCGGCGAAAGCCTGGGGCGTGAGATCGAACAGGTGTCCCATGCTAAGGCGGTAGAAGTCGTTGGGATGGGTCTTCAGCAGGGTGGAGATGTCGCCGGTGGCGCGAATTCGCGAGGCCTGCCAAACCGCCCAGGTCAAAACAGCGCCCAGCGCCACGCCGAGGAATGCGAGCACGGCCTGCAGGCGAGGTAGCCATGGGTCGCGTTGCTCTTCGGCGCGCGCGATGCCGAGGCCGAGCAGAATGGTGATCGCGGGCCAGCCGCCGAAGGCGTAATACTCCATGCGCGATCCGACGACGAGCGAAAAGAAGGCAAAGACGACGCCGAACCAGACGAACAGCAGCAGGCGGGCGTCCACCGCAGCGGTGCTTCTGTGCTTCCACCAGGTGCGAGGCGGTGGGAACCGTTTGATGGCGAGCGGCAGAAACAGGCTCCAAGGGAAAAACCACGCCAGATGCGCCGCCCACCAGATGGGAAGCGGAGTGGCGTCGTAGTCAGGCGGCCAGCGCGTGCCGAGGGCGCGTTTGAAGTGCTCGTTGATGAAGTAGGACCAGAGGAATCCGGGCGCGCGCCATTCCGCGATCACATGCCAGGGCACGGCGACGGCAAGAAAGATCAGCATGCTGGAAAGCAGGTGCAGTTCGCGCCAGCGGCTCCAACCGCGGGTCAGGATGATGAACGCGACGATCGTGCCGACGGGAAAAAGCACGCCGATCAGACCCCGCGTGAGCACGGCGCAGGCGGTAAGCACGGCAACGCCCCAGTAGTAGAAATGCGGCGGCAGCCGGCCGGTGTCGTGGGTCCAGGCACGCAGGAACAAATAGAAGATGGCGGTGAACTCGAGGGCGTAGATGGCCTCGGGGATCATGATGCGGGTGAACATGAACATCCCGAGGCTGGTGGCGGTGGCGAGCCCGGCGTACAGACCAGCGCGGTCGGAGAAGAAGTGGCGGGCGAACGCGAAGGCCATCAGCGTGAGACCGATCATCGCCAGTGCAACCGGCAAGCGCACGGCGAACTCAGTCGGACCGAAAATCTTGTAATCGAGCGCCACCAACCAGTAGTGGATGGGGGCTTTCTGCAGGTAGCGCACGCCGTTGAGGAACATGACGACGTAATCGCCGCGCTGCAGCATCTCGCGCGAGACCAGCGCGTGGGAGGCGTCGGCGTCGTCGAGCAGCGCGGGGCGCGAGGCGGTGCCCAGGTAGACGGCAGCGGAGAGCAGCAGCAGGAACAGCGCAGCCCAACGTCGAAAGCGTGAATTCGAGGAAGCTACAGTCGTCGGCGTGATGATAGCAGGAAACGTCAGCGGCGGTTGGCGGTTATCGGTTATCGGGAAACGCATGGCCCTTTCGATTAACGCGTGGTGAATGCCTTGGGCGCGGGGATCGGCACCTGCTCGACAATCTCGATGCCGAATCCTTCCAGCGCCACGACTTTGCGCGGGTGGTTGGTGAGCAGGCGGATGCGCCGCAGGTTCAGGTCGGACAAGATCTGCGCGCCGATGCCGATCTCGCGTTGCGTTTTGCGCTCGCTTTCGGGCAATGCAGGCAGGCGATGCTCGCGATGGAAAGTGAGGATCGGCTTGTCGCCCAGCTTTTCCTTGGTGAAGCCCTTGGAACCGTGATGGAGATAGATGAGCGCGCCAGCGCCGGCCGAGGCGATGCGCGCCATGGAGCCCTCAATGACGTTGTGGCATCCGCACCAGGTGGCGCCGAAGACGTCGCCCAGCAGGCAGTGGGAATGCATGCGCACGAGCACCGGCTCGGTCGCATGTTCGACGTCACCGCGCAGCAAAGCGATGTGCGACTCGCCGCCCTCCAGCGCGCTCTCGTAGGCAATCATGCGGAACTCGCCGAGGCGGGTCGGGACCAGGGCCTCGCCCACGCGCTGGATGTAGCGTTCGTGCGCCATGCGATAGCGGATGAGTTCGGCGACGGTGAGCATCTTGAGACCGTGCTGGTGGCAAAACTGCACCAGGTCTGGAACGCGCGACATCGTTCCGTCTTCATTCATGATTTCGCAGATGACGCCGGCGGGAACCAGGCCGGCGAGACGCGCCAGATCCACCGAAGCCTCCGTCTGCCCGGCGCGGACCAGTACGCCGCCCCGGCGCGCCCGCAGCGGAAAAATGTGTCCCGGGCGCGCCAGGTCGCTGGGACGCGTTGCGGGATCGATTGCGACGCGGATGGTGCAGGCGCGGTCGT is a genomic window containing:
- the ribB gene encoding 3,4-dihydroxy-2-butanone-4-phosphate synthase; translation: MTSTSAFTDVPTAIEEIRAGRMIVVVDDEDRENEGDLTMAAEKISPEAINFMAKYGRGLICLALTEERLEHLRIGPMTAENTSQFGTAFCEAIDARDGVTTGISAYDRACTIRVAIDPATRPSDLARPGHIFPLRARRGGVLVRAGQTEASVDLARLAGLVPAGVICEIMNEDGTMSRVPDLVQFCHQHGLKMLTVAELIRYRMAHERYIQRVGEALVPTRLGEFRMIAYESALEGGESHIALLRGDVEHATEPVLVRMHSHCLLGDVFGATWCGCHNVIEGSMARIASAGAGALIYLHHGSKGFTKEKLGDKPILTFHREHRLPALPESERKTQREIGIGAQILSDLNLRRIRLLTNHPRKVVALEGFGIEIVEQVPIPAPKAFTTR
- a CDS encoding homocysteine synthase — its product is MSNNGNPQKHFATLAVHGGQSPDPATKARAVPIYQTTSYTFDDADHAARLFALQEFGNIYTRIMNPTTDVFEKRIAALEGGLGGLALASGQAAETLSIITLAGAGDEIVSTTSLYGGTYNLFHYTLPKLGIKVRFVDAEDLDSLRAAINSRSKAVYTESVGNPKLDIPDLEALAAIAQQHGLPFIVDNTTPSPALCRPIEWGADIVINSATKYIGGHGTSIGGIIVDSGKFDWKASGRFPDFVAPDPSYHGVSYTEAFGPAAFIIKARVQGLRDTGACLSPFNSFLLLQGTETLPLRMQRHSENALEVARFLQTHPEVEWVNYPGLPASKYHERAKKYLPNGAGSLVTFGIRGGYQAGRALINALQLFSLLANIGDAKSLVIHPASTTHQQLSEEEQRSTGVTPELVRLSVGIEDVRDIIADLNQALGKASAESATPARPTRVPAPAAGD
- a CDS encoding homoserine O-acetyltransferase, yielding MARIEPTAESNCTLDGAFRLDAGGDLPSPEVRYAVYGELNQRRDNAILVCHALSGSARVADWWPELFPGVFDTSRFCVIGANLVGSCYGSTGPSSLNPVTGVTYGPDFPLVSIRDMVRAQARVLDQLGIERLHTVVGGSIGGMQALQWAIDFPQRVERAIAIGAAPLSAMGLALNHLQRLAIQLDPAFRGGRYAPGEGPEAGLALARGIAMLSYKSAELFSQRFARRPNRNGEDPYRTYADRFDVAGYLDHQGEKFIARFDANSYIVLSKAMDTFDLARGYDSERDALRRIRARVLLVGISSDWLFPPEDVRDLAQRIRAAGHACDYAELKSSHGHDGFLADMDQLAPFITAALWRPVGTPVPIARPQVVRAANL
- a CDS encoding glycosyltransferase family 39 protein; this encodes MRFPITDNRQPPLTFPAIITPTTVASSNSRFRRWAALFLLLLSAAVYLGTASRPALLDDADASHALVSREMLQRGDYVVMFLNGVRYLQKAPIHYWLVALDYKIFGPTEFAVRLPVALAMIGLTLMAFAFARHFFSDRAGLYAGLATATSLGMFMFTRIMIPEAIYALEFTAIFYLFLRAWTHDTGRLPPHFYYWGVAVLTACAVLTRGLIGVLFPVGTIVAFIILTRGWSRWRELHLLSSMLIFLAVAVPWHVIAEWRAPGFLWSYFINEHFKRALGTRWPPDYDATPLPIWWAAHLAWFFPWSLFLPLAIKRFPPPRTWWKHRSTAAVDARLLLFVWFGVVFAFFSLVVGSRMEYYAFGGWPAITILLGLGIARAEEQRDPWLPRLQAVLAFLGVALGAVLTWAVWQASRIRATGDISTLLKTHPNDFYRLSMGHLFDLTPQAFADLRTPALMAAACFSVGFVAVWVVGRTRRVLTSAVVLGVTMAVFIFAANLAYAVFEPHMSSRPLAVAILKHLRTGDQIAVYGEFDPASSVSFYTHRQLLIWNGRYNNLELGSHYPDAPRIFFTDQTFPAIWGSPVRVFLVVPQEQREAAAQRLDKNHTWLLRESGGKAVYVNHSLTPGQPSLAQSQVAVTHAPGRH
- a CDS encoding Gfo/Idh/MocA family oxidoreductase, translated to MGRMVRFGIVGFGLHAVKRLMPGFRLARNARVTALSRRDADKATASAREYGIAHAFTSAEKLCRSPEVDAVFVATPNNCHLRDVLVALECGKPVLVEKPMAMNAAEARQMVEAARSRHLPFGVAQIFRFAESVRRLRERVMAGEIGRVVFARSEFSYSAGSHPRRWIHDAAIAGGGPIADVGVHCVDALRFILNDEVASVSACGLAGKTPGTVESAAAVSLQFRRCGIGVVLVSARTQYRTPLEIVGEGGVLRAEDAFSVEKPVMIERQRADGMETEQVSNHLAYARQVEAFADAVEARAAFPVPGEEGLKNQVILDAAYGSMRSGSVEEIVELATGG